Below is a genomic region from Enterobacter hormaechei subsp. xiangfangensis.
ACATTGCTGATTTGCAGCGAAGGTAACGCTATGAAAGATGGTGAGAATTGATAACGATCAAGACGAAGGGGGACTCTCAGGGGTGGTATTAGATCAAATACCACCAAAGCGGTAGCCGTTAATATTTCTTAACCTTTTGATTTATATAGATATATTTTATTTATCGTACAATAAGCGAGGCAAAATTTAACATCTTAGGTATTAAGGGGTAGAAACACCTGTAAAGCGATGGCGATCACAGCGTTACCTGCGGGTGACCACGGGTAACGCCATTAGTATGTTGTAACTATTCAGCGATTAAAAAAAGCGCGGCACTCAGGCCGCGCAAACGGATAATCAAGCTTACTTGTTTTTCTTGGTATTACGGCCATATACCAGCCAGGTGATGACCACGCAGGCGATATAGAAGACGAGGAATACTTTCATCGCACCCGCCGGTGAGCCGGTCAGATCCAGTGAGATACCGAACGCTTTTGGAATAAAGAAGCCGCCAATCGCGCCTATCGCAGAGATAAACCCAAGCGCCGCAGCGGTATCGGTGGCGGCTTCACGCATTGCCTGCTCGTCGCTCCCACCCTGCGCTTTCACGCGGTCCATGGTCAGCTTGCGGAAGATGACAGAGATCATCTGGAAAGTAGACGCACTGCCCAGCCCGGCGGTCAGGAACAGCACCATGAAGACGCCGAAGAAGGCAAAGAAGTTACCCCCCTCACCACCCGCAGGCAGCGTCAGGAACAGCAGCGCACAGAAGATGGCCATTACAACAAAGTTCACCAGCGTAACGCGCGTCCCGCCCAGACGGTCGGAGATCATCCCGCCCAGCGAACGTGCCAGCGCGCCGATAAACGGACCGAAGAAGGCAAACTGAAGGATCTGCACGTCCGGGAACTGGGTTTTAGACAGCATGGCAAAGCCTGCGGAGAAACCGATGAACGAGCCGAAGGTCGCCAGATACAGCAGCGCCATCACCCACAGGTGGCCACGCTTCAGAACCGGCAGCTGCTCGCTCAATGACGCTTTGGACGCGGACAGATCGTTCATGAAGAACCACGCCGCCAGGGTAAAGACCACCAGGAACGGTACCCAAATCCAGGAGGCGTTTTGCAGGAACAGCACGGAACCGTCGGGCTGCGTCACACCGCCGCCGCCAAAGGCCGCAAAGATGGAGACAGAGATCGCCAGCGGGGCAATCAGCTGCATCACGCTCACGCCCATGTTACCCAGACCGCCGTTAATGCCCAGCGCGCCACCCTGCTTCGCTTTCGGGAAGAAGAAGCTGATGTTTGCCATACTGGACGCAAAGTTCGCCCCCGCAAAACCGCACAGCAGAGAGATAATCACGAACACGCTAAACGGTGTGGAGGTATCCTGCACCGCAAAACCGAGCCACACGCACGGTATGATCATGATCCCGGTACTGAAAGCCGTCCAGCGACGACCACCAAAGACCGGCACCATAAACGCATAAGGAACGCGCAGCAGTGCGCCTGAAAGCGACGGCAACGCGGTCAACATAAACAGCTGGTCGGTGGTAAAGGTAAAGCCCACTTTTGGCAGGTTAACCGCAACCGCACTGAACAACATCCAGACGCAAAACGCCAGTAACAGACATGGAACGGAAATCCACAGATTACGACTTGCTACACGGTGGCCGCGCTGTTGCCAGAACGCCGGATCCTCTGGACGCCAGTCTGTAATAACGGCACCAGTTTCCCTTTCGGGAGCGGAAGAGTGACTCATAGACACCTCTGATTCTCGAATGATGCTGCAAACATTAGGGCTTTAGAGCGGCGGTAAGTTGATATAAATCAAAGGAAAAGTGGGAGGTTTTGCGGCAAAAAAAAAGCCATCACTCTTAATGAGTAGATGCAAAACGTAAAAAAGGTGTGGTTTTTCACGGTGCTGAGGCATCCCTGCTTCGTCCACCCACTAACCGTTACCCCTATGGCAATTTAGAGGTAATCCTTTATTGGTATGGGTATACTCCAGGGTATGCACCAGAATAGCGCCATTCCTGCAATCAGGTCACGTCAGGAGCCCGGCAACTCTATGTTAAAAAGATGTTTATCTCCGCTGACGCTGGTTAACCAGCTGGCGCTTATTGTTCTGCTGTCCACCGCTATCGGTGTGACCGGCATGGCTATTTCTGGCTGGCTGGTACAGGGTGTACAGGGTAACGCGCATGCCATCAACGAGGCAGGCTCGCTACGTATGCAGAGTTACCGGCTACTGGCGTCGGTGCCGCTGACGCAGGCTGACCAACCGCTTATCGACGAAATGGAGCGTACCGCATTCAGCCCTGAACTGGAAAGAGCCGCCATCCGTGACGGTCAGCAATCTCAGCTTAAGGCGCTTCAGGGCTACTGGCATACCCAGCTGGAGCCCGGCTTAAAGCGGGCGGAAGACCGGGAAACGGTCGCCCAGGATGTCGCCGGGTTTGTGTCACGCATCGATCATCTTGTCTCCTCATTCGATCGCACCACAGAGTTACGCATTGACCGTGTGGTGATGGTTCACCGCGCAATGGCGCTGTTTATGGGTTTGCTGCTGATTTTCACGGTTATCTGGCTGCGCGCGCGGTTGCTTAACCCCTGGAAACAGCTCCTGGCGATGGCCCGCGCCGTCACACAGCGCGATTTTACCCAGCGCACGCACATCAGCGGGCGCAACGAAATGGCGATGCTTGGCGAGGCGCTCAATACCATGTCGGCAGAGCTATCAGAGAGCTACGCGGTACTGGAACAACGCGTCCAGGAGAAAACCGCCGGGCTTGAGCAAAAAAACGAGATCCTCTCTTTCCTCTGGCAGGCGAACCGTCGCCTGCATATGCAGGTACCGCTTTGCGAACGTCTCTCGCCAGTACTGAACGGCCTGCAAAACCTGACTCTGCTCCGCGATCTTGAGCTTCGGGTTTACGACGTTGAAGATGAGGAAAACCATCAGGAATTTACCTGTCAGTCGGACATCTCCTGCGACGATAAAGGGTGTCATCTGTGCCCGCGCGGCTTGCCGCCGCTTACCACCAGCGGCACGACCCTCAAGTGGCGGCTGATGGACAGCCATACCCAGTACGGTATTTTGCTGGCCACCCTGCCCGCCGGACGTCACCTGAGCCACGACCAGCAGCAGCTGGTCGATACGCTTGTTGAGCAGCTCACGGCCACGCTGGCGCTCGACCGCCACCAGGAGAAACAGCAGCAGCTGATCGTGATGGAGGAGCGTGCCACCATCGCCCGCGAGCTGCACGACTCCATCGCCCAGTCCCTCTCCTGCATGAAGATGCAGGTGAGCTGCCTGCAAATGCAGGACGAAGGCATGCCCGAGAGCAGCAAACAGCTGCTCAGCCAGATCCGCAACGAGCTTAACACCTCGTGGGTTCAGCTTCGCGAGCTGCTGACCACCTTCCGTTTGCAGCTCACCGAGCCGGGGCTGCGCCCTGCGCTGGAGTCCAGCTGTCAGGAGTTTAGTGCCCGGCTGGGCTTCCCGGTGAAGCTGGATTACCAGCTGCCACCGCGTTTTGTCCCCTCTCACCAGGCGATCCATTTGCTGCAAATTGCCCGTGAAGCCCTGAGCAACGTGCTCAAGCATGCCGAGGCGACGGCCGTTACGGTCACCGTCAGCTGCCAGGATAATCAGGTGAAGCTCAGGGTTCAGGATAACGGCCGCGGCGTGCCGGAAAATGCCGAACGAACGAACCATTATGGTTTAATTATCATGCGAGACCGCGCGCAAAGCCTGCGCGGTGATTGCCAGGTTCGCCGGGGAGAGTCAGGTGGCACCGAAGTAGTGGTCACCTTTATACCCGAAAAGCCCCTCATAACTGCTCAAGGAGAAAACCATGACTAATCAGGAACCGGCATCTATCCTGTTGATTGACGATCATCCGATGCTGCGCACTGGCGTTAAACAGCTTGTCAGCATGGCGCCAGATATCACCGTCGTCGGGGAAGCCAGCAACGGCGAACAGGGTATTGAACTTGCCGAATCGCTCGATCCTGATTTGATCTTGCTCGATCTCAACATGCCGGGCATGAATGGCCTGGAAACCCTCGACAAGCTGCGGGAGAAATCCCTCTCTGGCCGGGTGGTGGTCTTCAGCGTCTCAAACCATGAAGAAGACGTGGTCACCGCCCTCAAGCGAGGGGCAGACGGCTATCTGCTGAAAGATATGGAGCCGGAAGATCTGCTCAAGGCGCTGCAACAGGCTGCCGCAGGCGAGATGGTGCTGAGTGAAGCGTTAACGCCGGTACTGGCCGCCAGCCTGCGTGCGAACCGCGCCACGTCTGACCGCGACGTCAGCCAGTTGACACCGCGCGAGCGTGACATTCTGAAGCTGATTGCCCAGGGGCTGCCGAATAAAATGATCGCCCGCCGTCTGGACATCACCGAGAGCACGGTCAAAGTGCATGTCAAACACATGCTGAAAAAAATGAAGTTAAAATCCCGCGTCGAAGCCGCCGTCTGGGTGCATCAGGAGCGCATTTTTTAACTTACTCATCCGGCAGCAACTTCCACCGTGGATCGTCGGCAGGCATTGCGACGAGCGGTTGCACCACGGAAAGCGTGATCTCATTGGAGGAGACACGCTGCCCATCCTTATCTTCCACCACGGCCGTTAGCCGCCATGCGTTTTTCGCCCCTTCTGAATCATCCCATGCAGGCATGATCACACTCCAGCCATCGCTGCTGTTGCCGTTTGCCGGTGAGGTCAGGCTGAGCGCCTGGGTATCACCCAGCCAGTGGATCTGCCGGATACCGTGCTTGCTGCGAATTTGCAGCTTCAGCATCACGGTTTCGCCTGGCTTAAGATCCCACGGCGGCGTGGCCAGATATACCGAGAGGGTTTTGCGCTGACGGAATTCCATCACGGGCAGATTATCGCGATCGGGTGAATCATAGCGGCTGCCCCGCAGCGAGCGCGTCGCCGCCACTTCCCCGGCGGAAAGCTGTTTCGCCAGCGGCACGCCAAAACGATAGTTGAGCTTCAGCCCGAGGTTATTCTGGCTAACGCCGCTCTCCCCCTGCTTATGGGCAGCCGTCAGGGTGACCAGCGGTACGGGGGTATAGTTCAGCCCCAGGTTGACCGCAACCGGGTTGTGATACCCCGTACCGCTGTTAAACAGATCGACGTTATCGCCAAAATACTGTTCAAAGCTGACGCTGGTGTTCAGGTGATGAAACCAGGGAAGCCAGGCTTTGGCCGTTACGTCGTACCCGCGCGCCATGCGCTGCTCGCGGATGTCGGAACGCGGCTGCCAGCCAGCGAACGGCTGGTAGTAATTGGCCGACAGGCGCAGGTTTTCACCCCACGCCTCTGCGCCCAGCCCGGAACGTTGCAGGTTGTCTTCCAGCAGGTTGTCGTAAAAGGTGTTGTAGCCCAGCAGCCAGTTTCCGGCAACCCAGCGCTGCCCGATCCCGACATTGCTCACCAGCCCATCTGTCTGCTGCGTCAGGCCAAGCTGGCTCCAGCTCAGATAACGGGTGTTGTCGTTCCAGGGGATAAACCAGCTACCGCTGCTGCCGTTAAAGTTGCCGTCGTCATCCACCAGTACATTGACGTTGGCGTTTCCCCAGGGTGAAAGCCAGGATTCAATCTGCTCGTTGACTTCACCGCTGACGGCATCCCGCACTTTGCCAAACGCGAACTGTCGCGCCTGCTGCCCGGCCGTCAGGCCGTTATCGGTCATACTGGCTTCACCGAAGGCCTTTGCCATTTCAGCCAGATGCTTTTCGCCTTCGGTGGTCGGTTGCGCCATACCGAGATCCGGCAGGCTATCGCCGTTATTATCAAACGGATTCTGCGCCTGCTGCACGAAGGATTTCGGCGCACCGTGAAGGGCTCCAGCCGTAAAAAGGGGGAGTAACAGCAAAAAACGGATGCGGGACGATACAGCCTTCAACGTCGTCAATCAGAACCTGTGTTTATGAACAAACACTTATTATGTTAACGCCATAAGCCCTGAAAACCAGTCTTAACAGAAATTTCAGGAATATCCTGAAAAGATTTGTCGGGTGGCGGCTTCGCCTTACCCGACCTACAAATTCGTACCGGTGCGAAGCCGCCAACCGACGCCCTTGCACTATTATCCCAACAGCGCTTTCAGCTCCGGCACGCAGGAGCCGCAGTTCGTGCCGCAGCGCAGCTTCACGCCCAGCGCTGCGGCAGAATCACAGCCTCCGGCTATCGCCTTACGTATCGTATTTTCACCCACGCTGAAGCAGCTACAGATAATTCGCCCGGGATCGGCATCTTCGCCCGGCCGTTGTCCGTGCAGCAGCGCATGGCGTTCAGCGAGTTGTACGGGTGCAGCAGCAAAGGCTTCTTCAATAAACGCATGCGCCAGCGCCGGCAGCGTATGGCCCTCCCAGTAGCCCAGCATCAGCTCGCCGTGATGCCAGGCGAGCACGCTGCTGCGTTCTCCCGTCTGTGCCACCTGTAACTGCCAGCCCCGACCGCTGGCGTACGCCCTGACCCACGACAGCAACGGCTGCTCCCCCGCCACCGTCAGACGTGAGGCTTTACGCCACCAGCAGACCGACGGCGGCAGCGCTGGCAGCTCGCGGGCATACAGTTCACCCTGCCAGGCCGGTAGCCAGGGCATGATCCTCACCGCGGTTTGTTTACTCTCCGGCTGGCCGGAACCAGCATCAATCCGCCCTTCTACCAACGCATTGACCTTCCCCTGCCGTGCAAATTGCGCGTTCCAGTGCATCGGCGCAAACAGCTCGCCCGCACGCTGCGCGGTGGAGATACGTACTCTGGCAACCATCACCCCGCGCGGGGAGCTTATCCGCGCCAGCTGGCCGTCAGTCAGCCCAGCGCGCGCCGCATCGGTTGCGTTCATCTCAACAAAAGGCTCATCAATATGCTGCATCAGGCGCGGAACATACCCCGTGCGCGTCATGGTGTGCCACTGATCGCGGATCCGCCCGGTATTCAGTATCAAGGGGTACAATTCGTCGACGCCTGCCCCATGCGAGGAAGGATCAACCGGTACAAGATTTCTTTGCGGGAAATCACCGGCATGCCACTGATAAGGCGCCAGCGCGTCCCACGCCTCTCGCGACAGCGACGCCAGTTCGCGCAGGTTTAGCGCCCGTTCGCCGTTATTTTCAAACGCCGTCAGCGCCGCATGTTCACAAAATATCTCCTGAGGGTGTTCCCAGGCGAAGGCATCGCCATAACCGAGCTGGTCTGCCATCCGGGCGATTATCCACCAGTCCGGTCTGGCCTCGCCCGGCGCAGGCAGAAAGGCACGCTGGCGGGAGATACGGCGTTCAGAATTGGTCACCGTGCCGTTTTTCTCGCCCCAGCCCAGGGCGGGAAAACGGATATGGGCAAACCGGCTGGTGTCCGTCTCCTGCATCACCTCAGATACCATGACCAGCGGGCAGGCTGCCAGAGCCTGACACACCGCGTGGCTGTCGGGAAGCGACACGGCAGGGTTGGTGCCCATGATCCACACCGCCTTCACCTCGCCGCGCGCAATGGCGTCAAACAATTCCACCGCCATCAGGCCCGGGGTCTGCGCCAGCCGTTCCGTTCCCCAGAAACGCGCCACGCGCGAAAGATCGTCCGGCTCGAAGTTCATGTGCGCCGCCAGCTGATTCGCCAGCCCGCCCACTTCCCGCCCGCCCATGGCATTTGGCTGTCCGGTCAGCGAAAACGGGCCGCAGCCAGGACGGTTGAACTTCCCGCTGGCAAGATGCACGTTAATGATGGCGTTACACTTGTCGCTGCCGGTGGAGGACTGGTTGATCCCCATGGTGTAGAGCGTGATCGCGCGTGGCGCGGTGATAAACCAGTCGTAGAAGGTGCCAATCTCGTCTGAAGGCAGATCGCAAAACGCCGCCACGCGAGGGATCGGCCACTCGCCCCGCCCCTGAATCAGATTGAGCAACCCCACAAACAGCCCGGCGTCGCTGCCGGGTCTGAGCGCGAGGTGGAGATCGGCTATATCGCAGGTGGCGGTTTTACGCGGATCGATCACGACCACTTTCATCTGCGGATTGTTGTGCTTTGCCTGCACCAGCCGCTGATACAGCACCGGATGCGTCCAGGCCGCGTTTGAGCCAACGAGTACCACCAGATCGCTGTTTTCCACGTCCTCGTAGCTGCACGGCACCACGTCTTCACCGAAGGCGCGTTTGTAGCCCACCACCGCCGATGACATGCACAGCCGCGAGTTGGTATCAATGTTCGCCGCCCCGATAAAGCCTTTCATCAGCTTGTTGGCGGCATAGTAATCCTCGGTCAACAGCTGGCCGGAGGCATAAAACGCCACCGCCTGCGGCCCCCATTCGTTGATGATGTTCCGTAGCCGCTCGCCCGCTTCGCCCAGCGCCTGCGGCCATGCCACCTCCCGGCCATCGACCACCGGGCGCAGCAGGCGTCCCTGCAACCCCGTGGTTTCCCCGAGGGCAGATCCTTTTACACACAGACGACCGAAATTCGCCGGATGAGTTTCATCCCCCCGAATGCTCACCTTTTCACCGTCTGCGCTGGCGACCACGCCGCAGCCCACCCCGCAGTAAGGGCACGTTGTCCGGGTTTCGGTCATGAGGCCTCCGCACGCATCACCAGCTCTTCATTTCCAACCCATACCTTGCCGTTTTCAATTTTTACCGGCCAGGCGCGCACCACGGGTTCGCCATTCTCCACCTGACAGCCGTCGCGCAGACGAATACGTTGCTTGTAGAGCGGCGAGATCACCACCGGTTCCCCCGCCGCATCGCCGAGGATGCCGCGTGAAAGCACGTTCGCGCGGCTACCCGGCTCCCGATCGTCGAGGGCATAAACGTTTTTGCCAAAGCGGAACAGCGCAATCGGTTTGCGCCCAAGATGCGCACCGATGCCCGCCTGCTCCGGGATCTCATCGATATTACAAATTTCCTGCCAGCGCTTGCTCTCCGCCGCGGCAGGGACATTCACCGCGGTGCGAAACAGCGCCAGGCGGTCAGGATCGTTTAGGGTGGTTTGCCATTCGCACTGGTAGGTCTCCACCACCCGAGCCATCTCCTGCTCCAGCTCGTGGGCGATCCCCAGGCTGTCGTTGAGGATCACCTCGCGCAGATAGTCGAGGCCGCCTTCCAGGTTATCCATCCAGGTACTGGTACGTTGCAGACGATCTGCCGTGCGAATGTAGAACATCAGGAAACGGTCAACGGTGCGGATCAGCGTTTCGTCGTCCAGATCGCTGGCGAAGAGGTCCGCGTGGCGCGGCTTCATCCCGCCGTTGCCGCACAGATAGAGGTTCCAGCCTTTGTCCGTGGCAATCACCCCCACGTCTTTGCTCTGCGCCTCTGCGCACTCACGGGTACAGCCGGAGACCGCCATTTTGATTTTGTGCGGCGCGCGCAGGCCCTTGTAGCGGTGCTCCAGCCTGACCGCGAGGCCGGTGGAATCCTGCACGCCGTAGCGGCACCAGGTCGACCCGACGCAGGATTTCACCGTGCGCAGAGATTTCCCGTAGGCATGTCCGGTCTCAAACCCGGCCTCCACCAGCGCCTGCCAGATTCCCGGCAACTGTTCGAGCGTGGCGCCAAACAGGTCAATACGCTGCCCGCCGGTAATTTTGCTGTAAAGGCTATAGCGTTTCGCGATCTGGCCGATGGCGATCAGCCCGTCGGCGGTCACTTCACCCGCAGGCATCCGCGGGACGATAGAGTACGTTCCGTCCTTCTGAATATTAGCGAAATAGCGGTCGTTGGTGTCCTGCAACGGCAGATGCACCGGTTTCAGCAGATACTCGTTCCAGCAGGAAGCCAATACCGATCCCACCAGCGGCTTACAGATCTCGCACCCGTGCCCCTGACCGTAGCGGCTGATAAGCTGGTCGAAGGTGCGGATATGGTTGACGCGCACCAGGTGGTAAATCTCCTGACGCGAGTACGGGAAGTGTTCGCAGATATCTTTCTTCACCTCCACGCCCTGCTCCGCAAGCTGGAACTCCATCACCTGCTTCACCAGCGCGCTACAGCCTCCGCAGCCGGTCGCCGCTTTGGTGCACTGCTTAATGGCGCCGATATCCGTTGCGCCCGCGCTTACCGCCTGGCAGATATCCCCTTTGCTGACGTTATGACACGAACAGATCTGCGCGCTTTCCGGCAGCGCCGCCACGCCCAGCGCTTTCGGCGCGCTGCCTGACGACGCGGGTAAGATCAGCGTTTCCGGCTCTTTTGGCAGGCTGATGCCGTTGAGCATCATCTGCACCAGCGTGGCGTATTCGCTGGCATCGCCCACCAGCACGCCACCCAGCAGGGTTTTGCTGTCGTGGCTGACCACAATTTTTTTGTAGATTTGCTGCGGCCCGTGCGTCCACTGGTAGCTCAGCGCGCCCGGCGTGCGCCCATGGGCATCGCCAAACGACGCCACATCCACGCCCAGCAACTTGAGTTTGGTACTCATATCCGCGCCGGTGAAGCGCTTCTCCTCACCCGCCAGCACAGCGGCGGCCACGCGCGCCATCTGGTAGCCCGGGGCCACCAGGCCAAAGATTTTTCCCTCCCACAGCGCGCATTCGCCGATAGCAAGCACGTCCGGATCGGAAGTCCGGCAGCCGTCGTCAATGCAGATCCCGCCGCGCTCGCCGATAACCAGCCCGCTGCTGCGCGCCAGCACGTCCTGCGGACGAATACCGGCAGAGAAGACCACCATGTCCGTTTCCAGCTGTTCACCATCGGCAAAGCGCAGCACCAGCCCGTCGTCTGCGGTGGCAATCTCCGTCGTCGATTTACTGGTGTGTACCCCTACGCCCAGCGCCTCAATTTTCTTGCGCAGCATTGCCGCGCCGTCGCTGTCGAGCTGCACCGCCATCAGGTTCGGCGCAAACTCCACCACGTGAGTTTCCAGCCCGAGCTGCTTAAGTGCATTCGCCGCCTCCAGACCCAGCAGGCCGCCGCCAATTACCACGCCGCGGCGAGAGCCTGCCGCATGGGCCGCAATGTTGTCCAGATCGTCGAGGGTGCGGTAGACAAAACACCCCGGCAGATCGTTGCCCGGAACGGGTGGTACGAACGGGTACGAGCCGGTCGCCAGCACCAGCTTGTCCCAGTGAGTCTCATGGCCACTGGCGGTACGCACTACGTGTGCATCACGATCGATAGCAACGATCTGCTGCGAGAGGCGCAGCTCAATGCCGTTATCGGCAAAGAACTCCCCCGCCACCAGCGAGAGCGAGTCCGCGCTGCGTCCGCCAAAATATTCCGACAGATGCACGCGGTCATAGGCGGCATAGCGCTCTTCGCCAAAAACAATAATCTGATACTGCTGATGCAAATTGCGGTTAACGCAGTCTTCGAGGAAATGATGGCCGACCATACCGTGCCCAACCACCACCAGAGTAGGTTTTGTCATAGCGTTCTGTCCTGCAACCTGCGGTTGCGTTGTGAAACGATCGAACAGCCAGTCCGCGTGGGCGGGCGCAGCCGTTGCCAGTAAATCGGTAAAGGTTGCCGCGCTGCGGCAGTCACCCATCAGCAGCACGCCAGCCAGCGCCCCCTGATGGATCAGTAAACGTCGATAGTGACGGGTCAGCGGGTCCCATGAACTCCAGACCACATCGTCCGCCTGCGCCGTCGCGCGTCCGAGGCTGAACAGCTCCACGCCGGTCACCTTAAGGCGCACGCCGTTGTCGGTCAGGGTAAACGGCGCGGTGACCTCCCCGGCCAGCCGCGCGGCAAGAATATCCGCCTGCGCCAGACAGGGGGCCACCAGGCCAAACGTCTGGCCGTCAATTTCGCAGCACTCGCCGATGGCGTAGATACCCGGCACGGAGGTTTGCATCTGCTGATCCACCACGATGCCGCGCGCGCAGCGAATGCCGCTGGCATTTGCCAGCGCAACGTTGGGCTGCACGCCGGTTGCCAGCACCACGCGCGTGGCGGCAATGCGGCGTCCGTCGAGCGACGTCACGGCATCGTCAGCGATGGCGGTGATGCCGGAGGCGAGTTCACAGCTAACGCCCCGCGCCGCCAGCGCCTCTTCCAGCAACAGTCCCGCCTGCTGATCCAGCTGCTGTTCCATCAGCCACGGACCGCGATGCACGAGCGTGACGTTGTCACCCTTGCGCGCCAGCGCTGCCGCTGCCTCCACACCGAGTACTCCGCCGCCCAGCACTACCGCCGGCCCGGAGATATTCTGGATGGCGCGGGTTTCTGCCAGGGTGCGAAAGGTGAACACATGCGGCGCATCGCCGCCGGGGATCGGCGGCACAACAGGGGTAGAACCGGTAGCAAACACCAGCGCATCCCAGCCCAGCGTGCGAGCAGAGGTATGCACTTCACGCGCGTTGACGTCTACTGCGAGCGCCGTTTCTCCTCGCAGCACCGTCACGCCTCGTGCCGTGTACCAGTCTTCATCGTGCAGACAGATGTGCTCCGCCTGCTTTTCGCCACCCAGCACTGGCGAAAGCTGGATGCGGTTGTATGCCTGCTCCGGCTCGTCACCGATGACGGTGAC
It encodes:
- a CDS encoding NarK family nitrate/nitrite MFS transporter codes for the protein MSHSSAPERETGAVITDWRPEDPAFWQQRGHRVASRNLWISVPCLLLAFCVWMLFSAVAVNLPKVGFTFTTDQLFMLTALPSLSGALLRVPYAFMVPVFGGRRWTAFSTGIMIIPCVWLGFAVQDTSTPFSVFVIISLLCGFAGANFASSMANISFFFPKAKQGGALGINGGLGNMGVSVMQLIAPLAISVSIFAAFGGGGVTQPDGSVLFLQNASWIWVPFLVVFTLAAWFFMNDLSASKASLSEQLPVLKRGHLWVMALLYLATFGSFIGFSAGFAMLSKTQFPDVQILQFAFFGPFIGALARSLGGMISDRLGGTRVTLVNFVVMAIFCALLFLTLPAGGEGGNFFAFFGVFMVLFLTAGLGSASTFQMISVIFRKLTMDRVKAQGGSDEQAMREAATDTAAALGFISAIGAIGGFFIPKAFGISLDLTGSPAGAMKVFLVFYIACVVITWLVYGRNTKKNK
- the narX gene encoding nitrate/nitrite two-component system sensor histidine kinase NarX — protein: MLKRCLSPLTLVNQLALIVLLSTAIGVTGMAISGWLVQGVQGNAHAINEAGSLRMQSYRLLASVPLTQADQPLIDEMERTAFSPELERAAIRDGQQSQLKALQGYWHTQLEPGLKRAEDRETVAQDVAGFVSRIDHLVSSFDRTTELRIDRVVMVHRAMALFMGLLLIFTVIWLRARLLNPWKQLLAMARAVTQRDFTQRTHISGRNEMAMLGEALNTMSAELSESYAVLEQRVQEKTAGLEQKNEILSFLWQANRRLHMQVPLCERLSPVLNGLQNLTLLRDLELRVYDVEDEENHQEFTCQSDISCDDKGCHLCPRGLPPLTTSGTTLKWRLMDSHTQYGILLATLPAGRHLSHDQQQLVDTLVEQLTATLALDRHQEKQQQLIVMEERATIARELHDSIAQSLSCMKMQVSCLQMQDEGMPESSKQLLSQIRNELNTSWVQLRELLTTFRLQLTEPGLRPALESSCQEFSARLGFPVKLDYQLPPRFVPSHQAIHLLQIAREALSNVLKHAEATAVTVTVSCQDNQVKLRVQDNGRGVPENAERTNHYGLIIMRDRAQSLRGDCQVRRGESGGTEVVVTFIPEKPLITAQGENHD
- the narL gene encoding two-component system response regulator NarL → MTNQEPASILLIDDHPMLRTGVKQLVSMAPDITVVGEASNGEQGIELAESLDPDLILLDLNMPGMNGLETLDKLREKSLSGRVVVFSVSNHEEDVVTALKRGADGYLLKDMEPEDLLKALQQAAAGEMVLSEALTPVLAASLRANRATSDRDVSQLTPRERDILKLIAQGLPNKMIARRLDITESTVKVHVKHMLKKMKLKSRVEAAVWVHQERIF
- a CDS encoding YchO/YchP family invasin: MTTLKAVSSRIRFLLLLPLFTAGALHGAPKSFVQQAQNPFDNNGDSLPDLGMAQPTTEGEKHLAEMAKAFGEASMTDNGLTAGQQARQFAFGKVRDAVSGEVNEQIESWLSPWGNANVNVLVDDDGNFNGSSGSWFIPWNDNTRYLSWSQLGLTQQTDGLVSNVGIGQRWVAGNWLLGYNTFYDNLLEDNLQRSGLGAEAWGENLRLSANYYQPFAGWQPRSDIREQRMARGYDVTAKAWLPWFHHLNTSVSFEQYFGDNVDLFNSGTGYHNPVAVNLGLNYTPVPLVTLTAAHKQGESGVSQNNLGLKLNYRFGVPLAKQLSAGEVAATRSLRGSRYDSPDRDNLPVMEFRQRKTLSVYLATPPWDLKPGETVMLKLQIRSKHGIRQIHWLGDTQALSLTSPANGNSSDGWSVIMPAWDDSEGAKNAWRLTAVVEDKDGQRVSSNEITLSVVQPLVAMPADDPRWKLLPDE
- a CDS encoding nitrate reductase, which codes for MTETRTTCPYCGVGCGVVASADGEKVSIRGDETHPANFGRLCVKGSALGETTGLQGRLLRPVVDGREVAWPQALGEAGERLRNIINEWGPQAVAFYASGQLLTEDYYAANKLMKGFIGAANIDTNSRLCMSSAVVGYKRAFGEDVVPCSYEDVENSDLVVLVGSNAAWTHPVLYQRLVQAKHNNPQMKVVVIDPRKTATCDIADLHLALRPGSDAGLFVGLLNLIQGRGEWPIPRVAAFCDLPSDEIGTFYDWFITAPRAITLYTMGINQSSTGSDKCNAIINVHLASGKFNRPGCGPFSLTGQPNAMGGREVGGLANQLAAHMNFEPDDLSRVARFWGTERLAQTPGLMAVELFDAIARGEVKAVWIMGTNPAVSLPDSHAVCQALAACPLVMVSEVMQETDTSRFAHIRFPALGWGEKNGTVTNSERRISRQRAFLPAPGEARPDWWIIARMADQLGYGDAFAWEHPQEIFCEHAALTAFENNGERALNLRELASLSREAWDALAPYQWHAGDFPQRNLVPVDPSSHGAGVDELYPLILNTGRIRDQWHTMTRTGYVPRLMQHIDEPFVEMNATDAARAGLTDGQLARISSPRGVMVARVRISTAQRAGELFAPMHWNAQFARQGKVNALVEGRIDAGSGQPESKQTAVRIMPWLPAWQGELYARELPALPPSVCWWRKASRLTVAGEQPLLSWVRAYASGRGWQLQVAQTGERSSVLAWHHGELMLGYWEGHTLPALAHAFIEEAFAAAPVQLAERHALLHGQRPGEDADPGRIICSCFSVGENTIRKAIAGGCDSAAALGVKLRCGTNCGSCVPELKALLG